In the genome of Ammospiza nelsoni isolate bAmmNel1 chromosome 28, bAmmNel1.pri, whole genome shotgun sequence, the window GCTACAAGCCATCCCTAATGTTCATAAATAATATACAATAATGCTGCTCGTTTGAAGTGCTGGACCGTGCTGGCTTGGCTGCCTAAACACCTCTCTCTCTTGCAGgcaggctgctgcccctgcccatggattTGGAAGAGGCTGCTGAGCCGAAAGTGCAGCCCACAatccccacacaccccacagcccccacacACCCCACTGCCCCCTCTGATCCCACACACCCCATTGCCCCCTCTGTCCTCACTGCCCCCTCTGTCCTCACAGCCCCCACACACCCTACTGCCTCCTCTGCCCCCTCTTCCCCTACACACCCCACTGCCCCCACACACCCCATTGCCCCCACAcagccctctgccccctctgaccccacagcccccactgCCCCCTCTGACCCCACACACCCCACTGCCCTCTCTGCCTCCACACACCCCATTGCCCCCTCTGTCCTCACAGCCCCCACACACCCTACTGCCTCCTCTGTCCCCTCTTCCCCCACACACCCCACTGCCCCCACACACCCTACactcccctctgtccccacagcccctacacacccctctgtcccctctgtcctcACTGCCCCCACACACTCctctgcccccacagcccccacacaccccactgtcccctctgcccccacACACCCCACTGGCCCCACCACCCCCGCGGCCCCCTCCAGCTGCAAGAAGAgccagaagaagaagaaggcgGCTGAGGCCAGGGCAGCCGCTCAGGAGGGAGGGGCTGAGGCGGCAGGGCGGGTGGGTGCCATCGAGGCCCTCACACGGGCCGGACACCGGGCGCTGGCCCTGGGCGCGGCGCGGGAGGCAGTGGGGTGCTTCAGGAaagccctgctcctctccagggaCACAGCGAGCCCCCAGCTCCACAGGGCTTGCGCCTTCAACCTGGGGGCTGCCTACGTGGAGACTGGGAAGCCCAGAAAGGGCTTTGAGTTCCTCCTCCAGTCCCAGCCCTCAGAGGCGGAGAGCGGGGACTACTCGGGGAGCCTTTATTTCAGCGTCGGGGCGGCTCACGAAGGGCTCCAGGATTTTCCAAAGGCTCTGGAGTGTTTTGAGCAAGTCCCCGGGCACGCCGGtgctgctcaggctggcagCCGAGCGGGGACCTGCGTGCAGATGGGCTGCTGCTACCTGGGCATGCGGGAGCCGGCGCGGGCCGCGCGGTGCTTCCTGGACGCGGCGCGGGCCTACGCGGCGGCGGAGAgccccggggccgcggccgTGGCTCTGAGCAGGGCGAGCGGCTCCATGCTGCAGAGCCGGCGGTTCCGGGCCGCGGACATCGCCGGCGTCCTCGCCCGGTGTCGCTCGCTCTGCGAATCCATCCCCGACCCGGCCCTGCGAGGTAACGCCGCGCCCTCCCCTCTCAGGGCCCTGCGCGGCAGCTCCCACgcctgcttttcctctctgccccCAGGGAAACTCTACAGCGACATCGGGCTCGGCTACTCGCAGCTGCACATCTTCTCCCTGGCTGCCGAGAGCTTCGAGCGGGCGCTGGGGCTGTGCGGCGGGGAGCGGGACCGCCAGCGGGAGGCGGCGCTGCTGCAGAACCTGGGCGCGGCCCTCAACGCCCTGCGCAGCTTCGGCACCGCGCTGGGCTGGCACCGGCGAGCGGCCGCGCTGCACGGTACCTCACACACGCCGGTACATGGCACCGGTGCCTCACACACACCGGTAACTCACACACGCCGGTATCGCACACACACCGGTACCTCACACAGGTACCCCACACCGGTACCTCGCACTGGTAACGGGCACCGGTACCGCGCACCAGTACCTCACACACACCGGTACCTCATACCCGTACCTGGCACCGGTACCCCACACCAGTACCTCACACCAGTACCTGGCACTGGTACCTCACACACACCGGTAACTGGCACCGGTACCTCACCCCGGTACTGTACACCTGTACCCCACACCAGTACCCCACACCAGTAGCCCATACCGGTACCTCACACCAGTACCTCACACCGGTACCTCACACCAGTACCTCACACCTGTACCCCACACCGGTACCTCACACCTATACCTCACACCAGTACCCCATACTGGTACCTCACACCAGTACCTCACACCaccatccctgcccttggctGTGCCAGACGGGCCAGCTCAGCATAAAGTTCCCATTCCAGGTGCTCTGGGGAACCGCAGGGGTCAGGGGCAGAGCTTTGGGAACCTGGCGTTcgcctgcagccagctggggaaGCACGGGGATGCTGCCGAGAGCTACCTGCACGCCCTGAAGGCCTTCAGGGACTCGGGTGAGGGCAggcacatcccacagcccagcgggctcaggctgggcaatgctgcctgctggggatctcagctgagctgtgcagggattAACACAGCCCTTTGCCTTCCAGGGGACTTGCAGGGGCAGTGGCAAGCGTGCGAGGGGCTGGGTGCAGCGTGCTTGCACCTGGGAGACCCCCAGAAAGCCATCGGGCACTATCAGGAGGCCCTGGTTTTGCTTTCCCGCTGTCAGGTAAGGCATGATGGGGCACTGGCCTCAGCCCAGGGGCACACACACTTAGCCCATCACACATATGGGTTCTCTCCaccacaggacagccccagagctgcccacaaaCGGGTGGTGCACAAGCTCACAGATGCCATCCAGCACCGACTCCACCTCAGCCACCTCTCCTACCCCAACCCAGGCCTGGTGAGCATCACCCAGGGCATGGCACGCTCTGGAGGGCTGGGAACTGGGACCCCAGTAGGGCTTTGCTGGGCACATTAACACATGTTCATCCCATCAGGAGCCCAGCCACCTGTGGTTTTGCTCCACGCTGCCCCGTGCCAGTaggacacagctccagggaagcAAGGTGTGAGTAGCAAAGCTGccatcctctctctctccttcctctggaATGAGTTTCCAGATCATCCAGGAGAAAAGCCTTCCTTCACTCCATGTCCTTCAGGGGGAAAGCCCAGGCTGAGGACAAGCTGTATTGGTGTACACCAGGAGCACATCCCAGGTATTCAGGTGAGAGGCTGCAAATTAAACGTGGGGTTGAGCCATCAGGCAAATCCTGGTGGAGCTGAGTCTTTGGCACAGTCTGATACTGTGTTCTTGTCTGTTTGTCCTGGAGGCACAAGAGTGGCCCTGACTGGTGGTCTCACACTGGAGCCTTGCAACCCAAGTGGCCTCCTGGGCACCTCTGGGGAGGATGATGATggtcccagctcagctccagggtATCACAGTGAGCCCCAGGCTAACAGGTGGGTGGGCAAGGGGGAGGCACCTCAGTACGGCCCCTGGCACCCAAATACCTCTGCAGCATAGGGGACCTCTCCTGTTTAACGGTGAAAATCCAGAGATTTTTAAAGATACATAATTCTGGGAGTGTGTTTGGGGTCATTCCAGCTGGATCCTGGGGGGGATCCAGCCATGATGTGACAGGGGAGCTGTCCAGAAGCCCCACACGAGGTTCACTTGTCTCTCAGCACGAGGACCAccagccccctgcccctggCCAAGCTGCCCCATGCCAGCCTCCAGCTCCGTAAGTACCACAGACCACCAGAACATCAATCCTGCAGTGAGCCCAGGCCTGAGGGTCTCACACTGCATCCCACAGGGcaccaaaaccaccaaaccctCCATCGGAGGCCTCCAGAGAGGTAGGTGATGCCTTGGGGGAGTGGGCAAGGGAGGCTTGGGTTCCAGAGGGAAGGGTTCATGAGTGGAACCTCATGgacccagcagagctgtttcttGGAATGGACATGACCCCAAGCTGGGGATTTTGGTACCTCATAGCCAACACCAAAACCGTGCCCTATGGATGGGGCAGCAGATCTGAGGGTGGTTTCGAGTCCCCTGGTATGAACCTCTTGCCCATTCCTGCCTTCCAGTGCTTAAAGAGGCTCcaacagagctggagagggactttggacaagggcctggaggaACAGGataagggggaatggcttcccactgccagagggcagggttagatgggatattgggaaggaattcttccctgtgagggtggggaggccctggcacagagaagctgtgcctgcctcatccctggaagcgttCCAGGCAAGGTTGGACAGGGATTGCAGCAACCTGAgacaatggaaggtgtccctgcccatggcagggggtgggatgagatgggctttaagatcccttcccacGCAAACCAGTCAGTGACTCCGTGATTTGATTATTGCATCTTGCATGCTGCTGGACACCCTCACTCCCCGTGACACCTCCATGACCTTGCAGGCGTGACAATGACCCCGCTGCCGGCTGCTGGTCCCGCCGGGGACCCCGCACGGCCACCAGGACTCTGTCCCTCGTCTGCAGCCTCGTGTGACCGGGAGGACACCGGGGAAACGCCGCTTCTCGGGGGGCTGTGCAGGCCCAAACCGGAGGGAGGGTGGGCCGTTCAGCCAACACGGTTCTGACCCCGCTCCGTTTCTGCCATCCTTTGTATGTCACggggaggaaaggaaggggCTAGGGCATCGCGGAGAGCCGGCGGGGGCCGGGAGGAACGGCGGAGAGCCGGCAGGGCCTGGGGAACGAGACGGCGGGGCTGGGGGATCGCGGAGAGCCGGTGGGGCCTGAAGGGACCTGGAGAGCCGGCGGGGGCTGGGGGAACGGCGGAGAGCCGGCAAGGACTGAAGGGACCCGGAGAGCCGGCGGGGGCTGGGGGAACGGCGGAGAGCCGGCAAGGACTGAAGGGACCCGGAGAGCCGGCGGGGGCTGGGGGAACCGCGGAGTCCCGGCGGGGCCTGCAGGAAGCGCGGTCTCTCCGCGGCTCCTCCCCGGGCCATGAAGGGCGCTCCGCcccggggcggccccgcgccTGCTCCGTGGAGCTCCGGCCGTACTGGGCTGTACCGGGCCGTGTCCGCTCCGGTGCCGTCCGGGGCTGTACCGGGCCGTGCCCGCCGCATGCCGGGCCCGCGGGCgctgctgggcctggggctgctggtggcggcggcgcgggcgggcgggcggtgcGGGGAGCGCGGCTGGAGCTGGGGTTTGGGCTGGAACCGGGAGCGGTGCCGGTGCCTGCCCCGCCGCGCCATGCACGTCCCCAGCCCGGGGGCCGGCCCCAAGGGGCTCCGCTTCCTCGGgtaggaggagggagggaggcggGAGGGCAGGCGGGCGGGCCCCGGGGGCACCGGGCCGGGGTACGGGCGGGCTGAGGAGGGGTCGGGGATGGGGTGCGGGTGTACACGGGGGCTCggctctgtgtgtcccccccGGTCATGCAAAGTCGAGGGGATCACAGCCCCCAGGCTGGGCCTGGCCGGGTTTTGGGGTACCAGCGGTGCCGTGTCCCACCCTAGGCAGGAGGAGGCCCAGGCTATCGACCAGGAGCTCTTCACTGAGTACAAATTCAGCGTGGATCAGCTGATGGAGCTGgcggggctgagctgtgccactgccatTGCCAAggtgggggtcctggggggcaGAAGGGGATCCTGCTATGgtgggctcagctgtgccactgccagggTGGGTGCAGGTCCTGGGAGAGAGTTCCAGCACTACAGGCTGAGTGCTATCCCCACCACCAAGCTGGAGACCCTGGGAGCCAAGGGAGGGTCCTGAAGGTTCTAGCATTGTGTACCAAGCTGTGCCACCACCAAGGTGGGCACCAGGGAGGCAGATGGTGATTCTGGGAATCATCCCAGCCCCATGGGCATGCCAGTCCCAAGCTGGGGGTCTTGCAAATCCTGGCTCCATGGTGTGGGCCCACTTCCCCATCATAACACTGTGCCTCTTGTCCCTCATCAGGCCTACCCACCCAGCTCCTTCACCACGAGccagcctgctgtgctggtggtcTGCGGGCCAGGGAACAACGGCGGTGATGGGCTGGTCTGTGCCAGGCACCTGAAGATGTTTGTGAGTCTTGCACAGGATCCCCATGAGGGTGCTGGTTCTGTGCACCCCTGTACCTGTGGGCTCTAGGGTCCcactcctctggctgctgctggtgccagagTAGGATTAGTTCAGGTTCCTTCTGCCCTTGCAGGGTTACCAGCCAACTGTGTATTACCCCAAGCGCTCCAGCAAGCCCCTCTTTGAAGGTTTGACCACCCAGTGCAACAAGATGGACATTCCCTTCCTCCCCGAGTTCCCAGCTgaggtgaggagcagcccccagcTTGGCAGCacctgcccctggagctgtggccaGGACTGCTCCTCACCTGCCACCATCCCCACCGCAGGCTGAGTTCATTGACGAGCTCTACGGCCTGGTGGTGGATGCCATTTTCGGCTTCAGCTTCACGGGAGCGGTGCGGGAGCCCTTCGGCAGCATCCTGAGCACTCTGGAGCGTGTCACGGTGCCCATTGCCAGCATTGACATCCCCTCAGGTGAGTTGTGGCTgcacctgctgcaggaaggtgccagccagggtgctcccagctccagcatggCCGTGGCTCGTTGCAGGCTGGGATGTGGAGAAGGGGAAGGCAGACGGCCTCCAGCCCGACATGCTCATCTCCCTGACGGCGCCCAAGAAGGCAGCGATGCATTTCACAGGCCGGTACCACTTCCTTGGGGGCAGGTTTGTGCCCCCTGCGCTGCAGGAGAAATACAGCCTGAACCTGCCGGAGTACCCTGGCACAGACTGCGTCCTGCAGCTCACCTAGAGCTgggccagaggggctgggggccaGGCTCAGCTTCAGCACTGCACACCAGGGCCAAATTCTGCCCAAGCCTCTGCCAGGAGGGTGCTCAGCACCTCACTGGGCTCTGGTGTGAGCCTGCAGGATGGAAAAGCCCAGCAGGTGGGAGTGGTGAGGGGCTGCTCTCTTTGGGGCTGCTGCCTAATGCAAGTGCTGCAGGTGTAAGGTGATCTGGGGTTCTGCCACTCATGGCACCACTCACGCTTTGGGGTAATCTGATCACAATAAAGATTTATTCATGCCCTTGAAAAAATACTTTAGTACTCTGCAGGGCGTGTCCTTGTGTCCTTCTGTGACAGACCCATGGCAAATGGgtccctgccccagggcctGGGGGGAAGGAACCAGGGTCACTCCTGAAGGTTCAGGTGGTGAAGTAAAGCTTGATCCAGCTCCAGACCAACTTGTCCtagctcagcatccccaggcaGCTGGGTCACGGTGCTGGGCTCCGTCTGGAAcgagctcagagcagcccatgGCACCCACCAGCACCAGGATCAGGACCCTTACAGCCAGGTGGGACTGCATGGCAGCCATGTCACTTGCTCACTCTGGctccctcttcctcttcttcttcttcctcttctttgtAGGGCTGTGTCCCAAGTTTGGCTCATCTGTCTCTTGTAGAGGTACATCTGTTTCAGCTGGCTCTTCTTtgtcctcctcttcctgcttcttcttcttcctcttctttgtAGGGCTGTGTCCCAAGTTTGGCTCATCTGTCTCTGTTTCAGCTGGCTCTTCTTTGTCCTCCtcttgctgcttcttcttctttttcttctttttcctctttgcagcCTTCCCATCTTCTTCCACCACCTCTTCTTCTGTGCTTAGCTCtggcttcttcctcctcttcatgaccttcccctcctctgctgATACCTCTTCTCCACAGGGCTCCGTGAtcactttcttcttcttcttcttcctcatgacctcctcctctcctgtcaCCTCCTCTTCTCTGCTTGGCccctgcttctttttcttcttcttcacaaccttttcttcttccaaCACCTCCTCCTGTTCTGTGTTTGATTCCTGGCTCTGTGGCAcctcagctccatccctggactgtttccttttcttctttttgccctggctgctccctgggggctcctgctgctgctcccgtTGCCGGTATGTGGCCAGGAAGGCTcgttcctgctcctccaggcgTGCCAGCTTGGCACTCATGGTCAGGCCGTGCCGGGCACCCCTGCAATGACCACAGGCAGTGAGGTTCCCCAGCAGGGAAGGTgttccccagcccaggctgcgAGGAGGGGGCAGCCCTGACCCCCCAGGCACTCACTTGTGTGCTGTGCGGCCCCCGCACGCCTGCACCAGCTCCTCGTCCGTCAGCCTGGGGACGCAGACAGGACCTGTCACCTCAGCATCTGTGGGGAACACAGCTCCTCCTTTCAGGCCTTGTCCCTCCCCGTGAGCCCAGCCTCACCTCCTGACCGAAGAGAGGTCCagtttctcctcctcctcctcctgacTGCTCTCAGAGCTGGCTGGCACTGACTCCTCCCCACAGGCTGTGAGCGTGGCTgactgcagcacagacacagagggACTGTGAGAAAGGGGGACAAGGAAAACGCGGTTCTGGGGGCCACAGCAGCCCAAAGCTCCTGGGGACAGTCACCTTCACAAAGCGGCCGTATAGCAGGCTCCCGCTGCTGCCAGCCTTGCGTGGCTTCTTGTTGCTGAtgctgcctccctgctcagAAAGTGCCTTCACAGAGATGCCATCCTGGGAGAGAGAAGGCAAAGCCTTGGAAATGGTCTGTCCAAGCTGCACCTTTCCAccaccacagcccctgtgcAAGGTGCTGTTTCCTGACAGGGCCTGGGGATACGGTGGCAATACAGGAGTCACCAAATAACCTAAACACCCTCCAACCCTGCCTTCAACCCCATCCCTCCAACCTGCCCGGCCTCCACAGCGATGTTGGCAGCCGCCTTGTTGAAGACGTGGTCCCACCAGTGGAAGGTGAAGGGTTCTGCTGCGTCGTGTCCCACCTGCGGGGTGCAGAGAGCTGCCGGAATGGCTGCACCGGGCAGCGGCACCGGGCGGGGCAGGGCGGGGATCGGGACTCACCCCGGCCGTGTCGCATTTCACCTTCACCCGAATGGCCTCGGCGATGCCGTCCTCCcgcctgcccagcccctgccctgcacacaaGGCAGCGTCACCCCTGCACGGCCCGGGACACCGGGGGCACCGGGGACTGCAGGAGCCCGAGGGTGGGGAGAGGTCCAGACCGggtcctgcagggaggagggggtggGCTCTGGGACCATTGGGCTCTggggtggggacagagggactgCCGGGGTCTGCAGGCTCTCGGGACTTGGGGGGCCattggggctggggtggggatcggggggctgcagggtcccGGCAGAACACTGGGGTCTGGGGTGGGGACTGGGGGTCTGCAGGGTCCCGGGGCTCTGGGAACGGGACTGGGAGGGTCCCGGGGCTCGGGGGTAGCTGGGgcctggagggagctgggaagatGGGGcttggggggcactggggacagggagcttTGGGGAGGATCGGAGTCTGGGGGAGCCGGGGGCGCTCAGGGGTCCCAGGGCAGGGCGGGACAGGCCGGACCGCGGTGCGGCCCCACCTCGCCGCCAGCCGTGCCGCCTCAGCTGGGTCTCGGCGAACAGCATCCCGCGGCCCGGCGGCTCCGCGGCGCTCATGGCCCGGGGGGTCCGGGGAATCCCGGAGGGTCCCGGGGGGAGTTCCGGTGTGTCCTGGTGTGCCCCGGTGCGTCCCGGGGAGGGTCCTGGTGTGGGTCCCGGCGTGTCCCGACGACTCCCGGTGTGGGTCCCGGTGTGGGTCCCGGTGTGGGTCCCGGCGGGTCCCAGCACCGCCGCACGAGGCCGGGGCGGAGTCACGGCCGCGCCGCCCGGGAAGGGCTGTGCGCATGCGCGAGGGGCGGGGCGGAGATGCGTCGAGAGTGGGGCGgggcacggggacagggacagggggacagggacagggggaagggacagggggacagggacatggggacagggatagggggacagggacatggggaagggacatggggacagggacagggggaagggacagggggacagggacatggggaagggacatggggacagggatagggggacagggacagggggaagggacaggggga includes:
- the NAXE gene encoding NAD(P)H-hydrate epimerase, whose translation is MPGPRALLGLGLLVAAARAGGRCGERGWSWGLGWNRERCRCLPRRAMHVPSPGAGPKGLRFLGQEEAQAIDQELFTEYKFSVDQLMELAGLSCATAIAKAYPPSSFTTSQPAVLVVCGPGNNGGDGLVCARHLKMFGYQPTVYYPKRSSKPLFEGLTTQCNKMDIPFLPEFPAEAEFIDELYGLVVDAIFGFSFTGAVREPFGSILSTLERVTVPIASIDIPSGWDVEKGKADGLQPDMLISLTAPKKAAMHFTGRYHFLGGRFVPPALQEKYSLNLPEYPGTDCVLQLT
- the LOC132085117 gene encoding G patch domain-containing protein 4, translating into MSAAEPPGRGMLFAETQLRRHGWRRGQGLGRREDGIAEAIRVKVKCDTAGVGHDAAEPFTFHWWDHVFNKAAANIAVEAGQDGISVKALSEQGGSISNKKPRKAGSSGSLLYGRFVKSATLTACGEESVPASSESSQEEEEEKLDLSSVRRLTDEELVQACGGRTAHKGARHGLTMSAKLARLEEQERAFLATYRQREQQQEPPGSSQGKKKKRKQSRDGAEVPQSQESNTEQEEVLEEEKVVKKKKKKQGPSREEEVTGEEEVMRKKKKKKVITEPCGEEVSAEEGKVMKRRKKPELSTEEEVVEEDGKAAKRKKKKKKKKQQEEDKEEPAETETDEPNLGHSPTKKRKKKKQEEEDKEEPAETDVPLQETDEPNLGHSPTKKRKKKKRKREPE
- the TTC24 gene encoding tetratricopeptide repeat protein 24; amino-acid sequence: MALHTTLVTGLKLEPAGPFCKKSQKKKKAAEARAAAQEGGAEAAGRVGAIEALTRAGHRALALGAAREAVGCFRKALLLSRDTASPQLHRACAFNLGAAYVETGKPRKGFEFLLQSQPSEAESGDYSGSLYFSVGAAHEGLQDFPKALECFEQVPGHAGAAQAGSRAGTCVQMGCCYLGMREPARAARCFLDAARAYAAAESPGAAAVALSRASGSMLQSRRFRAADIAGVLARCRSLCESIPDPALRGKLYSDIGLGYSQLHIFSLAAESFERALGLCGGERDRQREAALLQNLGAALNALRSFGTALGWHRRAAALHGALGNRRGQGQSFGNLAFACSQLGKHGDAAESYLHALKAFRDSGDLQGQWQACEGLGAACLHLGDPQKAIGHYQEALVLLSRCQDSPRAAHKRVVHKLTDAIQHRLHLSHLSYPNPGLHEDHQPPAPGQAAPCQPPAPRDNDPAAGCWSRRGPRTATRTLSLVCSLV